One Brassica napus cultivar Da-Ae chromosome C4, Da-Ae, whole genome shotgun sequence genomic region harbors:
- the LOC106391964 gene encoding glycylpeptide N-tetradecanoyltransferase 1, with protein sequence MTLSHYIDMSASERSSLSWGNFLPEKYVGRWIQLQKKDKKGFLIFLVKQYEEPFHRIESYGFKHIHAWVDLTKCNFEQTREQADAQLVPIEDETEEELQWRGGRQPTLLVAPDFTHMRRKQMLQGLRLQKRAWSPTELGLGFLKASNRARRSETSSADSPQRLWSPTELGFSFRFSKAREEDARSSETSSADSPVLANQDEAVHTFWQSQPIEHLSDGPIQTSSLVKKKPEKIGADHEWTTLDLSSDAVLSEVCKLLVEHDYEGDGKFRYANPGDFLRWALRPPGYYQSWHIGIRVKKSLVACLFGVPARIIVRDNEAVKVAAVRFLCVQKDFRSKGLVPIMIKEMIRRVNLKDIWQGAFCTDLLVATPVTTIRQWIRMLNPANVSKFLGEAMSIKDATKLYELPNAPVTPGFRKMVQSDVHAVTELLRVYLLEFEVAAEFREEDVKNWLLPKNNVVDCYVVEDPETHVVTDCCSFYTISFTVGGRKNVQMKGAYSYYNVATKTPLVQLIRDILIICRQNKFDIFHAKDVMDNKTFFEQLKFEEVGAQNHFYLFNQRLRTGLQPSQLGLTLF encoded by the exons ATGACTCTTTCACATTATATCGACATGTCTGCAAGTGAAAGGTCATCTTTAAGCTGGGGGAATTTTTTGCCTGAAAAGTATGTTGGTAGGTGGATCCAACTCCAAAAGAAGGACAAAAAAGGGTTCCTCATTTTTCTCGTGAAACAATATGAAGAACCTTTTCACCGCATTGAAAGCTACGGATTCAAGCATATACATGCATGGGTGGATCTGACTAAATGCAATTTCGAGCAAACGAGGGAGCAAGCGGACGCTCAGCTTGTGCCAATCGAAGATGAGACCGAGGAAGAACTTCAATGGCGAGGAGGAAGACAACCCACTTTGTTGGTCGCTCCGGATTTCACCCACATGAGGCGTAAAC aaatgCTACAAGGCCTGAGGCTCCAAAAGAGAGCGTGGTCTCCAACAGAGCTCGGCCTTGGCTTCTTAAAAGCAAGCAACAGAGCACGTCGCAGTGAGACATCTAGTGCAGATTCTCCACAGAGATTGTGGTCTCCAACAGAGCTCGGTTTTAGCTTCAGGTTTTCAAAAGCAAGGGAAGAAGACGCACGTAGCAGTGAGACATCTAGTGCAGATTCTCCAGTTCTTGCCAATCAAGACGAAGCAGTCCATACGTTCTGGCAGAGTCAGCCTATCGAGCATCTCTCTGATGGGCCAATTCAAACTTCATCTCTTGTCAAGAAGAAGCCTGAAAAGATCGGTGCTGACCATGAATGGACAACACTAGATCTGAGTTCGGATGCTGTTTTATCAGAGGTGTGTAAGCTTCTCGTGGAACACGATTATGAAGGTGATGGTAAGTTCAGATATGCTAACCCTGGGGATTTTCTGAGGTGGGCACTGAGACCACCTGGGTATTATCAAAGCTGGCACATTGGAATCCGTGTCAAGAAGAGTCTCGTTGCTTGCCTTTTTGGGGTGCCTGCAAGAATCATAGTGCGTGATAATGAGGCTGTTAAAGTAGCAGCAGTCAGGTTCTTGTGCGTTCAAAAGGACTTCAGGTCTAAGGGACTTGTCCCTATTATGATTAAAGAGATGATTCGAAGGGTCAATTTAAAGGATATTTGGCAAGGCGCTTTCTGCACTGATTTGCTAGTGGCAACTCCAGTCACCACTATAAGACAGTGGATCAGAATGTTGAACCCGGCGAATGTTTCAAAGTTTTTAGGTGAAGCCATGTCAATAAAAGACGCCACCAAACTCTACGAGCTACCAAATGCACCGGTGACCCCTGGATTTCGAAAAATGGTACAATCTGACGTCCATGCTGTCACAGAGCTGCTCAGGGTATACCTTCTAGAGTTTGAAGTTGCGGCAGAGTTTCGTGAAGAAGATGTCAAGAATTGGCTTCTCCCCAAAAACAATGTTGTAGATTGTTACGTAGTAGAAGACCCTGAAACTCATGTTGTCACCGACTGTTGCAGCTTCTACACTATCTCTTTTACTGTCGGTGGCAGGAAAAACGTCCAAATGAAAGGGGCTTATTCTTACTACAATGTGGCAACAAAGACACCGCTTGTCCAGCTGATAAGGGATATCTTAATCATCTGTAGGCAGAATAAATTTGATATCTTCCATGCAAAGGATGTGATGGACAACAAGACTTTCTTTGAACAACTAAAGTTTGAAGAAGTTGGTGCACAGAATCATTTCTATCTCTTCAACCAGCGCTTAAGGACTGGATTGCAGCCTTCTCAACTAGGCTTGACTCTTTTCTAA